Below is a genomic region from Xiphophorus hellerii strain 12219 chromosome 1, Xiphophorus_hellerii-4.1, whole genome shotgun sequence.
GCCCGTAAGGAAGTTGTCTGCCTCTCATTTATGTTCCCTGTGTGCTTTCCAAACttctaactttttattttcatttttgaatttcaGCTCCAGTGACGAACGCGCCTGTGACTCCTAAATCTCTGTCTGCTGGACAAAAGCGGACGCATCCGTCTCACATTCCCGGCCACTTCCCGGAGTTCCCCGACCCTCACACCTACATCAAAACACCCGTGAGCCAGAAACcagttttagaaaacaaatccTTGAAAATCAAATGAGCTTACTGGTTTCTCTGAAGGTAACTGCTGATTACATTTGAACTTTTACGTCCTTCAGACATTTCGAGAGCCTGTGTCGGACTACCAGGTAGTGAGAGAAAAAGCTGCCACCCAGAGGAGAGACGTGGAACGAGCACTCACCCGTTTCATGGCCAAAACCGGAGAAACCCAAAGCCTCTTCAAAGATGACATCTCTGCCTTTCCCTGTGAGTGATGTCATTGTAACACTGGTTATTTTATAGTGTAAACTTCCACAGTATCTGTAGTAGAGACGACCCTAGAACTCACCTCCTTTCTTCATACCTTGTTTGTTGAAATGAATTGTTTCTCAATAAGGTTTTAAGTagaaaaaggaacattttaaatcaattcagctgtttttctgtatcagattGGTATTTACTGATACTAAACCTAAGATACAAGTATCAgaagtgaaataaatgtatCAGTGCATCACTAAtatgtatataactgatttcaGTGATCGCTGCCCGGCCGAGCACCATCCCGTACCTCAATGCCCTCCTTCCTTCAGAGCTGGAACTGCAGACTCTGGAGGAGACGGACTCATCAGAGCAGGACGACCAGACAGACAGCGAGAACGCAGCAGGGAATGTTATCGCTGTAAGTCTTCACAGCTGGAGTCTAACACCATTTTTCTATGATTTTAGTACTTGGATGTATTTTTGTGGGGAActttcttcagaaaatgtagtttttcttaCTAATCTTACCAATATTAATCTTGTCTTTCTGAACTCACACAATCTGGAAATTACCCACAGATTAGAGCTGGGTAGTatggcttaaaataaaatttcaaatttttatcaTGTCAgatattatttgatttttatttcttatttttgctcgctttcttttctaaaaaagaagaaaatatatttaataagtggtgtttatttcagtcatcccttctgtgagttgtaTTACTGAAAAtctttaattacaagaatataatCATAATATTATtaagattaataataaaaagacgCAATTTTACTAGGAGAAACATCTTAaaattcagagagaaaaaagttctttaaataaaaaaaccatgCTTGTCCTGGGCATCCTGACATCACTGAGAGCTATGGAAACCAAAAGAGTGCGTTGGTGGGAAAAGAAATCCAGATATTCCAAAAGTTAaatcttgaaaaacaaaaatttgattaGTTGATAAAATCGATTTATCACCCAACCCAATATTATAATagttttattgatatttttttgacagaataatcagtttcatttatgattttggtTATATGGTTTTtaattccatttattttattttggatatttaaaatatcttgcaGTTCCAGCGTCAAGTGTCAAACTTAAAGTTTATTGCTCTTTTATTTACTCTCACTTGTAAATTGTCTCAAAACTATATGAACGCTTAttgctttccttttttgtccTTCACTGCtctataaaaaattttttagtggcttattttattagtttgatGCGGGAGCGGACATATTTTAACGTAAAACTTTCTTTGCGTCTCAGGATGATCCGAGCGCCGACAAAGAGAACTCCgtgctgccccctggtggcgtCGTTCCATCAACCAAGGCCAGCGAAGACAACGTGATCGACAACCCGTATCTCCGGCCCGTCAAGAAACCCAAAGTGAGGAGGAAGAAATGACCTCGCTCTAATGATGAACTCttgtttgcttcttttgttGCGGCTCAGCGGTGAAGACGTTTTCTCCTCTCAGAGACGAAACTTTAAAAACCTGCTTTGAGAGCAGGAAGCAGCCgctcactgtttttttttta
It encodes:
- the taf8 gene encoding transcription initiation factor TFIID subunit 8, producing the protein MGDSSAASGTSLNSSGRGAKAASSPAENYQLARRRTLQVVVSALLTESGFESAEKAAVETLTEMMQSYITEIGRCAKTYCEHTARSVPTLSDTVVTLIEMGFNVDTLPVYAKRSQRMVITAPPVTNAPVTPKSLSAGQKRTHPSHIPGHFPEFPDPHTYIKTPTFREPVSDYQVVREKAATQRRDVERALTRFMAKTGETQSLFKDDISAFPLIAARPSTIPYLNALLPSELELQTLEETDSSEQDDQTDSENAAGNVIADDPSADKENSVLPPGGVVPSTKASEDNVIDNPYLRPVKKPKVRRKK